From Haloglomus litoreum, the proteins below share one genomic window:
- a CDS encoding thioredoxin family protein, translating to MVRMESEADALERGDAAPEFELPGTDGETYTLDSFADNDALLLVFTCNHCPYAKAKFEALNGIAADYDDVAVVGINPNDAAEYPDDSFEKMQEYVDSGQVQYDAYLRDESQAVAAAYGATCTPDPFLFAQHSGEWHLKYHGRLDDAMSPDDEPSGEPGFEMRELIDTVLAGERVETEMRPSRGCSIKWRD from the coding sequence ATGGTCAGGATGGAATCCGAGGCGGACGCCCTGGAGCGGGGCGACGCCGCCCCCGAGTTCGAACTGCCGGGGACGGACGGCGAGACGTACACCCTCGACAGTTTCGCCGACAACGACGCCCTGTTGCTGGTGTTCACCTGCAACCACTGCCCGTACGCGAAGGCGAAGTTCGAGGCGCTGAACGGGATCGCGGCGGACTACGACGACGTCGCGGTGGTGGGCATCAATCCGAACGACGCCGCGGAGTACCCCGACGACTCCTTCGAGAAGATGCAGGAGTACGTCGACTCCGGGCAGGTCCAGTACGACGCGTACCTCCGCGACGAGAGCCAGGCGGTGGCCGCGGCGTACGGGGCCACCTGCACGCCCGACCCGTTCCTGTTCGCTCAGCACTCGGGGGAGTGGCACCTGAAGTACCACGGCCGCCTCGACGACGCGATGAGCCCCGACGACGAGCCCTCGGGCGAACCGGGCTTCGAGATGCGCGAGCTCATCGACACCGTCCTCGCGGGCGAGAGGGTGGAGACCGAGATGCGACCCTCGCGTGGCTGTTCCATCAAGTGGCGTGACTGA
- a CDS encoding mechanosensitive ion channel family protein: MRRRLGYASFALAVLALLAGSAITARQPDIGSVAGTPLWVVASKSLLALGITFGAYGLYAFVLGFLTRRTPDKRRQHDIRNVLRLLFLAAVLIAVLGVITDQWVGVLFSLGVVGFAVTFALQQPLFSLIGWVYIMVKRPYQVGDRVAIEGTKGDVVSVDFLVTTVWEINGELVTSNQPSGRIVTLPNSVVLSSHVYNYSWEGFPYVWNELPVQVAYETDLDYARELMVEEADDFLGDEMADHIADYRERLAETPVELEVRDRPAVNIVQKESWVELRLRYLVHPRRGQRVRNELYQRILERMNEEPERVKFPVSRNR; the protein is encoded by the coding sequence GTGAGACGTCGGCTCGGCTACGCCTCGTTCGCCCTCGCCGTGCTCGCCCTCCTCGCCGGGAGCGCCATCACCGCCCGCCAGCCCGACATCGGGAGCGTCGCGGGGACGCCGCTCTGGGTGGTCGCCAGCAAGTCGCTGCTCGCGCTGGGCATCACCTTCGGCGCGTACGGCCTGTACGCGTTCGTCCTGGGCTTTCTCACGAGGCGGACGCCGGACAAGCGCCGCCAGCACGACATCCGCAACGTCCTCCGCCTGCTGTTCCTCGCCGCGGTCCTCATCGCGGTGCTCGGGGTCATCACGGACCAGTGGGTCGGCGTGCTGTTCTCGCTGGGCGTGGTGGGCTTCGCGGTCACGTTCGCGCTCCAGCAGCCCCTGTTCTCGCTCATCGGCTGGGTCTACATCATGGTCAAGCGCCCGTACCAGGTGGGCGACCGTGTCGCCATCGAGGGGACAAAGGGCGACGTGGTCAGCGTCGACTTCCTCGTGACGACGGTCTGGGAGATCAACGGCGAGCTCGTCACCTCGAACCAGCCCTCCGGCCGCATCGTCACCCTCCCGAACAGCGTCGTCCTCTCCTCGCACGTCTACAACTACTCCTGGGAGGGGTTCCCCTACGTCTGGAACGAGCTGCCGGTGCAGGTTGCCTACGAGACCGACCTCGACTACGCGCGCGAGCTGATGGTCGAGGAGGCCGACGACTTCCTCGGCGACGAGATGGCCGACCACATCGCCGACTACCGGGAGCGACTCGCCGAGACGCCCGTCGAACTGGAGGTCCGAGACCGACCGGCGGTCAACATCGTCCAGAAGGAGTCCTGGGTCGAACTCCGGCTGCGCTACCTGGTCCACCCGCGCCGTGGCCAGCGGGTCCGGAACGAACTGTACCAGCGGATCCTCGAGCGGATGAACGAGGAGCCCGAGCGCGTGAAGTTCCCCGTCAGTCGGAACCGGTAG
- a CDS encoding SDR family oxidoreductase codes for MSDNSAPTDSWPATPPSTDIFADDLLEGEVCLVTGGGTGIGEEMALAFAEHGADVAIASRDMDHLEPVAAAIEEKGVNACATTVDVRDKEKVDEMRDTVLDELGEITVLVNNAGANFVTPFEDLSVNGWRAVVGTILDGTAYCTMSVGEHMRENGGGSIIAMGATNSVDGAPFHAHSGAGKAGIHNLMQTVASEWAKYGIRANTIAPGIIETEGVSEAAGGALPAELLEGMAADRFGVAKDCVPLAVFLASRASAYVTGSYYQVDGGHLVRQSPY; via the coding sequence ATGTCCGACAACAGCGCGCCGACGGACAGCTGGCCAGCCACACCCCCCTCCACCGACATCTTCGCCGACGACCTCCTCGAGGGAGAGGTCTGTCTCGTGACCGGCGGCGGGACCGGCATCGGCGAGGAGATGGCCCTCGCGTTCGCCGAGCACGGCGCCGACGTCGCCATCGCCAGCCGGGATATGGACCACCTCGAACCCGTGGCCGCGGCCATCGAGGAGAAGGGTGTGAACGCCTGCGCGACCACCGTCGACGTCCGAGACAAGGAGAAGGTCGACGAGATGCGCGACACCGTCCTCGACGAGCTGGGCGAGATCACCGTGCTCGTCAACAACGCCGGCGCGAACTTCGTCACCCCCTTCGAGGACCTCTCGGTCAACGGCTGGCGCGCGGTCGTCGGCACCATCCTCGACGGGACGGCCTACTGTACGATGAGCGTCGGGGAGCATATGCGCGAGAACGGCGGCGGCTCCATCATCGCGATGGGCGCGACCAACAGCGTCGACGGGGCCCCCTTCCACGCCCACTCCGGCGCGGGGAAGGCGGGTATCCACAACCTGATGCAGACCGTCGCCAGCGAGTGGGCGAAGTACGGCATCCGCGCCAACACCATCGCCCCCGGCATCATCGAGACCGAGGGGGTGTCGGAGGCGGCCGGCGGGGCGCTCCCGGCGGAACTGCTGGAGGGGATGGCCGCCGACCGCTTCGGCGTCGCGAAGGACTGCGTGCCGCTGGCCGTCTTCCTCGCGAGTCGCGCCTCCGCGTACGTGACCGGGTCGTACTACCAGGTCGACGGCGGCCACCTCGTGCGACAGTCGCCGTACTGA
- a CDS encoding MBL fold metallo-hydrolase translates to MLPDGVHTFPLTFDHGDGQVTINPAGIETPRGLLLLDVGPDGALDQLRERLGEAGFALDDLATVLVTHHDWDHAGGLAALQDATDVTVLASEHEARAVDGRADTRGPGERYPPGRVDVTFDEGVTFHTDRGPARVVPTPGHTPGHVSVYLPDERVLFAADALTADADGLQGPNEGFTEDMDTALTSADRLAALDIETTHCFHGGTVAAGSARIGAIAAGGK, encoded by the coding sequence ATGCTCCCCGACGGCGTCCACACGTTCCCGCTCACGTTCGACCACGGCGACGGCCAGGTGACCATCAACCCGGCGGGCATCGAGACGCCTCGCGGCCTCCTGTTGCTGGATGTCGGGCCCGACGGAGCGCTCGACCAGCTCCGCGAGCGCCTCGGCGAGGCGGGCTTCGCGCTCGACGACCTGGCGACGGTCCTGGTGACCCACCACGACTGGGACCACGCGGGCGGACTGGCCGCCCTGCAGGACGCGACCGACGTGACCGTCCTCGCGAGCGAGCACGAGGCCCGCGCCGTGGACGGCCGTGCGGACACCCGCGGCCCGGGCGAGCGCTACCCGCCCGGCCGCGTCGACGTGACGTTCGATGAGGGCGTCACGTTCCACACCGACCGCGGGCCGGCACGCGTCGTCCCGACGCCGGGACACACGCCCGGCCACGTCTCCGTCTACCTCCCCGACGAGCGGGTGCTGTTCGCGGCCGACGCGCTGACGGCGGACGCCGACGGCCTGCAGGGGCCGAACGAGGGATTCACCGAGGACATGGACACGGCGCTGACGTCGGCCGACCGGCTCGCAGCGCTCGATATCGAGACGACGCACTGCTTCCACGGCGGCACCGTGGCTGCTGGGAGCGCGCGTATCGGAGCGATCGCCGCGGGTGGGAAGTGA
- a CDS encoding class I adenylate-forming enzyme family protein: protein MNFAHHVRQAARDRPGRTALTDPGRSVTFAELDAETDAFANALAELGVDPGDRVALYLPNSISFVAAYFGTMKRGAIPFPINLRFEGEEISYVLEDGGARVVVTAGPFEDAIADLDAGSVEELVVAGGDRGRDYASLVEQHAGHHEVHPRKEAELADIMYTSGTTGRPKGVRHTHQNLSTNARAILTRMEWSANDVGLTVNPCFHVAGLHVTVSPFLVSGTTNHLLADWDPATALSTVEEHGVTTSFCIATIIVDLVNFEDAASYDTSTLSVVGCGGSPMPKERISTFEERYDATLVEGYGMTETTPAAALNHPGEDAVRKPGSIGTVIADVVDVRIEDPESGEPVQRGELGELLWHGDTVTPGYYNLPEENEAAFVQREGKRWLRSGDIARMDEDGHLFIEDRIDDMLITGGENVYPREVEDVLYLLDGVAEAAVFGTPHERLGEQVTAAIVRDDDALDDDTVERHCREHLAGFKIPRRIQFVDAMPRTSTRKIDKVALRERLE, encoded by the coding sequence GTGAACTTTGCTCATCACGTTCGGCAAGCGGCCAGGGACCGGCCCGGGCGGACGGCCCTGACGGACCCCGGGCGGTCGGTCACCTTCGCGGAACTGGACGCAGAGACGGACGCGTTCGCCAACGCGCTGGCCGAGTTGGGCGTCGACCCGGGCGACCGTGTCGCGCTCTACCTGCCGAACAGCATCTCGTTCGTGGCCGCCTACTTCGGCACGATGAAGCGCGGCGCCATCCCGTTCCCTATCAACCTCAGGTTCGAGGGCGAGGAGATCAGCTACGTGCTGGAGGACGGTGGCGCCCGCGTGGTCGTGACCGCCGGGCCGTTCGAGGACGCCATCGCGGACCTGGACGCCGGTTCCGTCGAGGAACTGGTCGTCGCGGGCGGTGACCGGGGCCGCGACTACGCGTCGCTCGTCGAGCAGCACGCGGGGCATCACGAGGTCCACCCGCGGAAGGAGGCCGAACTGGCCGATATCATGTACACCTCGGGGACCACCGGCCGTCCGAAGGGGGTCAGGCACACCCACCAGAACCTCTCGACCAACGCCCGGGCCATCCTCACCCGGATGGAGTGGTCGGCGAACGACGTCGGCCTCACCGTCAATCCGTGCTTCCACGTCGCGGGGCTCCACGTCACCGTCTCCCCGTTCCTCGTCAGTGGCACCACCAACCACCTGCTGGCCGACTGGGACCCGGCGACGGCGCTCTCGACGGTCGAGGAGCACGGCGTCACGACCAGCTTCTGCATCGCGACCATCATCGTCGACCTAGTGAACTTCGAGGACGCGGCGTCGTACGACACGTCGACGCTCTCGGTGGTCGGGTGCGGCGGGTCACCGATGCCGAAAGAGCGCATATCGACGTTCGAGGAGCGCTACGATGCCACACTCGTCGAGGGGTACGGGATGACCGAGACGACGCCCGCGGCCGCGCTGAATCACCCGGGCGAGGACGCCGTGCGCAAGCCCGGGAGCATCGGCACCGTCATCGCGGACGTGGTCGACGTCCGTATCGAGGACCCGGAGAGCGGTGAGCCGGTCCAGCGCGGGGAGCTCGGCGAACTGCTCTGGCACGGTGACACCGTGACGCCGGGCTACTACAACCTCCCCGAGGAGAACGAGGCGGCGTTCGTCCAGCGGGAGGGCAAGCGCTGGCTCCGCTCGGGCGACATCGCCCGGATGGACGAGGACGGCCACCTGTTCATCGAGGACCGTATCGACGACATGCTCATCACGGGTGGCGAGAACGTCTACCCCCGCGAGGTGGAGGACGTGCTGTACCTGCTGGACGGGGTCGCGGAGGCAGCGGTGTTCGGCACCCCGCACGAGCGACTCGGCGAGCAGGTGACGGCGGCCATCGTCCGGGACGACGACGCGCTCGACGACGATACCGTCGAGCGTCACTGCCGGGAGCACCTGGCCGGGTTCAAGATCCCCCGCCGCATCCAGTTCGTCGACGCGATGCCACGGACGTCCACCCGGAAGATCGACAAGGTGGCGCTGCGGGAGCGGCTGGAGTGA